A stretch of Vitis riparia cultivar Riparia Gloire de Montpellier isolate 1030 unplaced genomic scaffold, EGFV_Vit.rip_1.0 scaffold690_pilon_pilon, whole genome shotgun sequence DNA encodes these proteins:
- the LOC117910278 gene encoding adenylate isopentenyltransferase 5, chloroplastic-like, with protein sequence MGSTGSGKSRLSIDIASHYLGEVINSDKMQVYKGLDIITNKMAESDRRGVPHHLIGEVEPDVDFTAEDFCMAATSAIERIVEQGRVPIIVGGSNSFVEALVQNPSVEFKSRYEPCFIWLNVAPPILDTYLSKRVDDMVRGGLVEEVKAVFSPNLDYKRGIYRSIGVPEMDAYLRADRMVGYIERETLLKEAIDDIKANTCKLASKQVGKIETLRNKLGWDMHQIDTTPVFEKCGEEADAAWEMLVKKPTFGIIDSFLT encoded by the coding sequence ATGGGCTCGACTGGCTCCGGAAAATCTCGCTTATCCATCGACATTGCCTCCCATTACTTGGGCGAGGTCATCAACTCTGACAAAATGCAAGTTTACAAAGGACTGGATATCATCACCAACAAAATGGCCGAGTCCGACCGTCGAGGTGTGCCTCACCACCTGATCGGGGAGGTGGAGCCCGACGTGGACTTCACCGCCGAAGACTTCTGCATGGCGGCCACCTCCGCCATCGAGCGCATCGTGGAGCAGGGACGTGTGCCCATCATCGTGGGTGGGTCCAACTCCTTCGTGGAGGCTCTGGTCCAAAACCCATCGGTGGAGTTCAAGTCCAGATACGAACCATGCTTCATCTGGCTGAACGTGGCCCCACCAATTCTGGACACATACCTTTCGAAAAGGGTGGATGACATGGTGAGGGGTGGGCTAGTGGAAGAAGTGAAGGCGGTTTTCTCTCCAAATCTGGACTACAAGCGGGGGATTTATAGGTCGATTGGAGTGCCGGAGATGGACGCCTACTTGAGGGCTGACAGGATGGTAGGTTACATAGAAAGGGAGACGCTGCTGAAGGAGGCTATCGATGATATCAAGGCCAACACCTGCAAACTGGCTAGTAAGCAAGTGGGGAAAATTGAGACGTTGAGGAACAAGCTTGGGTGGGATATGCACCAGATTGATACCACCCCTGTGTTTGAGAAATGTGGAGAAGAGGCGGACGCTGCCTGGGAAATGCTGGTGAAGAAACCAACCTTTGGGATCATAGATTCTTTCCTCACTTAA